One genomic window of Candidatus Nitrospira inopinata includes the following:
- a CDS encoding peptidoglycan D,D-transpeptidase FtsI family protein has product MAAPLSRGRRFFTILLLLSGFGVVLSRLVTLQVLQAAELTAKADRQHQTTVSVEGVRGAIVDRHGKVLAMNLEVPSVYGVPTVLDSPARTARELAPLLHVRSEDLERKLRQPRGFVWLARKVDPDRRHLVERVSSMEGVGVKMEGRRFYPKGPLLSHVLGFAGMDGEGLEGIERRYEKELRGEKRAIVLQKDARGRAVFPKGLSEEPAPAPGHQLVLTIDEVIQYIVEKELEEAVARSRAKSGTAIVLDPGSGALLALAVSPRFNPNAIAGLEPDRWRNRAVADAYEPGSTMKAILAAAAIEEGVMTPTTLVYGEQGRLAVSNTVIHDHEKLGWMSFAQVVQKSSNVGAAKVGMALGEERLYRYFRAFGFGERTEIDLPGETAGLLKNPKEWGKRTAASVSMGQEIGVTPIQMVSAMAAIANGGILMKPYVVSEIRDAHGLVIKRVLPSAKRRVISPETARTVTSILEGVVTDGTGGKAAIEGFRVAGKTGTAQKIDRRTRTYSTTKFVSSFAGYVPAENPKLAMIVVIDEPNGEAWGGTVAAPVFRRVGEQVLKYWGISSNEPVRLAMATARR; this is encoded by the coding sequence TGCAGGTTTTGCAAGCCGCCGAACTGACGGCCAAGGCGGACCGACAACATCAAACGACCGTCTCGGTAGAGGGAGTGCGGGGCGCGATCGTCGATCGTCATGGAAAAGTATTGGCGATGAATCTGGAAGTGCCGTCGGTTTATGGTGTTCCGACCGTTCTCGACAGCCCCGCCCGAACGGCCCGAGAGCTGGCCCCTCTTCTACACGTGCGGAGCGAGGATCTGGAGCGAAAGCTCCGCCAGCCGAGAGGATTTGTGTGGCTGGCCCGAAAAGTGGATCCTGACCGGCGACATCTGGTCGAGCGCGTATCTTCCATGGAAGGCGTCGGCGTCAAGATGGAGGGCCGGCGGTTCTACCCGAAGGGGCCGCTGTTGTCTCACGTGCTGGGCTTTGCGGGCATGGACGGGGAGGGACTGGAGGGCATTGAACGTCGATATGAGAAAGAATTGCGCGGGGAAAAACGAGCGATCGTGCTTCAGAAAGATGCTCGAGGCCGCGCCGTCTTTCCGAAAGGCTTGTCGGAGGAGCCGGCTCCCGCGCCGGGCCACCAACTGGTGTTGACCATCGACGAGGTGATTCAATACATCGTGGAGAAGGAACTGGAAGAGGCCGTCGCCCGCTCGCGCGCCAAGTCGGGAACGGCGATCGTTCTGGACCCCGGCAGCGGGGCTCTGTTGGCTTTGGCCGTCAGCCCGCGATTTAATCCCAACGCGATCGCCGGGTTGGAGCCGGATCGGTGGCGCAACCGGGCCGTGGCGGATGCCTATGAGCCGGGCTCGACGATGAAAGCGATATTGGCCGCGGCGGCGATCGAGGAAGGAGTGATGACGCCGACCACGTTGGTCTATGGCGAACAGGGCCGCCTGGCCGTCTCCAACACCGTGATTCATGATCACGAGAAACTCGGCTGGATGTCGTTTGCGCAAGTGGTGCAGAAGTCGAGCAACGTCGGCGCGGCTAAGGTCGGCATGGCGCTGGGTGAAGAACGGCTGTATCGGTATTTCCGGGCCTTTGGATTCGGAGAGCGGACGGAGATCGATCTTCCCGGCGAAACGGCGGGATTGCTGAAAAATCCCAAGGAGTGGGGAAAAAGGACGGCGGCGTCCGTTTCGATGGGGCAGGAAATCGGCGTGACGCCGATTCAAATGGTCTCGGCGATGGCGGCCATCGCGAACGGCGGGATATTGATGAAACCCTATGTGGTCTCGGAAATTCGAGATGCCCATGGATTGGTCATCAAGCGGGTGCTCCCTTCCGCGAAGCGCCGCGTCATTTCCCCGGAAACCGCGCGAACCGTCACTTCGATTCTCGAAGGAGTGGTGACCGACGGCACGGGCGGCAAAGCCGCGATCGAGGGATTTCGCGTGGCCGGAAAAACCGGAACGGCCCAGAAAATCGATCGGCGCACGCGGACCTATTCGACCACGAAGTTCGTCAGTTCTTTCGCGGGATACGTTCCGGCGGAGAATCCCAAATTGGCCATGATCGTGGTGATCGACGAGCCGAACGGCGAGGCCTGGGGAGGGACCGTGGCCGCGCCGGTGTTTCGTCGCGTGGGCGAACAGGTGTTGAAGTATTGGGGAATCTCATCGAATGAACCGGTCCGGCTTGCGATGGCAACCGCGAGGCGGTGA